The segment TCCTTCTTACCTCCAAGAATATTTCCTCAACTCTAGCTTCTATTACTTTTGCTAGCCCAACCCTCTTTATGGTCTTAACTCTCTTGTTTATCATTTGTACTTCTATCGTTTCATCTTCATCTACAGATGGCGGAAAGGCATGACCATAGAGTTTTTTGATCTTTTCGCTCTGCTGGAATGTTGTTTTAAATATGGTAGAAATATCACTTGTTATATCTACTCCACCTATAGGTATTGCCCCATTAAACCATACACTACCGTTATAATATCCAACCACTTCTGTTGTCCCTCCACCAATATCAACAAGCACAACTCCTAAATCCTTTTCTTCCTCAGAAAGTAACAACTCACCCTCGGCTACCGAACCTAAGATAAAATCACTTATCCCAAAATTTGCTTTGGAAACAGCCTTTATAAGGTTCTGCAACTGTGTGACATTAGCATTTATCACCCTAAGTGAAACTTCAAGTCTTGTTCCATTCATTCCTAAAGGATTTTTAATACCATCCTGATTATCCACTGAGTATTGTTGCGGAATCACATGGATTACTTCTTTGTTCAAAGGAACTACTCGCTCTGTAGCGGAATCTATAGCCCTCTTGACCTCAGAATATGTTATTTCACGCTCTTTATTATTAACTGCAACAACAGACTTCGTATTTATCCCCTCACAATATACTCCCGATAGCCCAATATAAAGACTGTCTATCTGAACTCCGGCCATTATCTCAGCTTCCTCAACCGCTTTCTGTATTCCCTGCGAAGCCTCTTGAATATTAACTATCGTGCCCCTTTTCACCCCCTCTGACAAAACTTGTCCAGCCCCAAGTATTTCTATCTCATTTTGACCAACAACCCTAGCTATAACACAGGCGATCTTATAACTACCAACATCTACAGATGCAATTATGTTACTATCCGACACCTTTGACGGCATTTCACACCTAGAGAGTATTTTAAATATGCTATAAACTTTCATTCAACACTTTTCTAACTGAAGTTTGGTCAAGAGTTTGGTATTTTTTTGTGAAAAAGTATTCTGAATACCTTGACTATTCCTTCTTCCTGCTGCTGAGAGATACCCTAGATATCCTCAAGCTTCCAGAGAGAATGATTGCAAGAACAACTTCTACTATCTTCTTCCTGAGCTTGGTTGGAAGGTCAAGTAGAAAGTTTTTGATAAAGTGATTTATAGTTTTTCTGTAATT is part of the Brevinematia bacterium genome and harbors:
- the ftsA gene encoding cell division protein FtsA, with protein sequence MKVYSIFKILSRCEMPSKVSDSNIIASVDVGSYKIACVIARVVGQNEIEILGAGQVLSEGVKRGTIVNIQEASQGIQKAVEEAEIMAGVQIDSLYIGLSGVYCEGINTKSVVAVNNKEREITYSEVKRAIDSATERVVPLNKEVIHVIPQQYSVDNQDGIKNPLGMNGTRLEVSLRVINANVTQLQNLIKAVSKANFGISDFILGSVAEGELLLSEEEKDLGVVLVDIGGGTTEVVGYYNGSVWFNGAIPIGGVDITSDISTIFKTTFQQSEKIKKLYGHAFPPSVDEDETIEVQMINKRVKTIKRVGLAKVIEARVEEIFLEVRRMLENSGMYESTTAGIVLTGGSSLLPGIDGVAENVFNLPCRIGFVENIGGISDAVKSPVFAKSVGLVYYPLLKSNIIVQDSSSQKPKFFKKIKDFINNFFFGE